One Nocardioidaceae bacterium SCSIO 66511 genomic window carries:
- a CDS encoding DUF4097 domain-containing protein — translation MQTFKTDGPVRLRVENRAGRVTIDAADVTESTVELTALSPEAEQAIAEAVVEQRGDNLVVLLPRGRSGLFRGRGAKVAVDIRVPTGSTLSASLQSSDLRTTGSLGDAKVELGSGDVVVDTIMGSARFASGSGDVQVERCDGSLVTTMGSGNVTVGTVQGKAQARTGSGDVTIWHALGAVMVGSGSGDVSVGESVSGVTAKTGSGDVRVQQARSGEVRATTASGDVDVAVTAGTAVWLDLNTISGDVRNELDTIAGPDDTDNQLELRVKTASGDISVARV, via the coding sequence ATGCAAACCTTCAAGACCGACGGCCCCGTCCGCTTACGCGTCGAGAACCGCGCCGGACGAGTGACGATCGACGCGGCCGACGTCACCGAGTCGACCGTCGAACTCACCGCATTGAGCCCCGAGGCCGAGCAGGCGATCGCCGAAGCGGTTGTCGAGCAACGCGGCGACAACCTGGTCGTCCTCCTCCCCCGTGGCAGATCCGGCCTGTTCCGTGGCCGCGGCGCGAAGGTCGCGGTCGACATCCGGGTGCCCACCGGGTCAACGCTGAGCGCGTCCCTGCAGTCAAGCGATCTGCGCACGACGGGGTCGCTCGGCGACGCCAAAGTCGAACTCGGCTCAGGTGATGTCGTCGTCGACACGATCATGGGATCGGCTCGGTTCGCCAGCGGATCGGGCGACGTACAGGTCGAGCGGTGCGACGGCAGTCTCGTGACGACGATGGGTTCCGGAAACGTCACCGTCGGAACAGTTCAAGGCAAAGCACAGGCCCGGACGGGCAGCGGTGACGTCACCATCTGGCATGCGCTCGGCGCAGTCATGGTGGGCTCGGGATCGGGTGACGTTTCGGTTGGCGAAAGCGTTTCGGGGGTCACGGCGAAGACCGGTTCGGGCGACGTGCGAGTGCAGCAGGCCCGATCCGGCGAGGTTCGCGCGACGACCGCGTCCGGCGACGTCGACGTCGCGGTGACCGCCGGAACGGCCGTATGGCTCGACCTGAACACCATCAGCGGCGACGTGCGCAATGAGCTCGACACGATCGCCGGCCCGGACGACACCGACAACCAACTCGAGCTACGAGTCAAGACCGCGAGCGGCGACATCAGCGTCGCCCGCGTATAG
- a CDS encoding type II toxin-antitoxin system HicB family antitoxin, with protein sequence MNLTQYVERLRSDLADAAAVGDDDVRAAGERLAQSLSPSTRMVLLEALSDATAEITSELEQSTVEVRLNGREPEFVVSDVYSEPPVPPAPPAPPTPPPPPGQEDADSDAVARVTVRIPEWLKTRAEELASDQAQSLNAWIVNAIKSASAERAVSIDLDLGSGRINVGHPHGPRSRRVQGWAR encoded by the coding sequence ATGAACCTCACGCAGTACGTCGAGCGACTCCGCTCCGACTTGGCCGATGCGGCCGCAGTGGGCGACGACGATGTCCGCGCCGCGGGTGAGCGGCTCGCCCAGTCGCTGAGCCCGTCGACCCGGATGGTGCTGCTCGAAGCTCTCTCGGATGCAACTGCCGAGATCACCAGCGAGCTCGAGCAGTCGACGGTCGAGGTGCGGTTGAACGGACGCGAGCCCGAGTTCGTGGTGAGCGACGTCTACTCCGAGCCGCCCGTACCTCCGGCGCCCCCTGCTCCGCCGACTCCACCGCCGCCGCCCGGCCAGGAGGATGCCGACAGCGATGCCGTCGCGCGAGTGACCGTCCGCATCCCCGAATGGCTCAAGACCCGCGCCGAGGAGCTCGCCTCCGATCAGGCCCAGTCGCTCAACGCGTGGATCGTCAATGCGATCAAGTCGGCATCAGCAGAACGAGCCGTCAGCATCGACCTCGATCTCGGCTCGGGCCGGATCAACGTGGGCCATCCACACGGCCCCCGCTCCCGCCGCGTCCAAGGCTGGGCCCGATAG
- a CDS encoding ABC transporter ATP-binding protein, with protein sequence MIVANALTKTYGSTRAVDSVDFTVEPGRVTGFLGPNGAGKSTTMRMILGLDRPTSGTVSVAGRRYGDLPAPLREVGALLDAHAIHPGRTARDHLRWMAASNGIPAKRIDEVLGLVGLESVADNRAGRYSLGMGQRLGIAAAMLGDPPVVVLDEPVNGLDPEGIRWVRGLMRRLADEGRTVFVSSHLMSEMALTAEHLLVIGRGQILADCSMNDFISEHAASYVRVRSPHRGRLADLLRAENCEISADGDELHVQGISAPQIGDLAGAAGVHLHELTLVRSSLEDAFMTLTADSVEYHASVGAPS encoded by the coding sequence ATGATCGTCGCGAACGCACTCACCAAGACTTACGGGTCGACCCGGGCGGTCGACTCTGTCGACTTCACCGTCGAGCCCGGTCGCGTGACCGGCTTCCTGGGTCCAAACGGAGCCGGCAAGTCGACGACCATGCGGATGATCCTCGGCCTCGACCGACCGACCAGCGGAACCGTCTCGGTCGCGGGTCGTCGCTATGGCGATCTACCGGCGCCCTTGCGCGAGGTCGGCGCACTGCTGGATGCCCATGCGATCCACCCGGGGCGTACGGCGCGCGACCACTTGCGCTGGATGGCTGCCAGCAACGGCATACCGGCCAAGCGCATCGACGAGGTGCTCGGGCTGGTCGGGTTGGAGTCCGTTGCCGACAACCGGGCCGGCCGGTACTCGCTCGGCATGGGCCAGCGGCTCGGTATCGCCGCGGCCATGCTGGGTGATCCGCCGGTCGTCGTACTCGACGAGCCGGTCAACGGGCTCGACCCTGAGGGCATCCGCTGGGTACGCGGCCTGATGCGGCGATTGGCCGACGAGGGCAGAACGGTGTTCGTCTCGAGCCACCTGATGTCCGAGATGGCGCTGACCGCCGAGCATCTGCTGGTCATCGGCCGAGGACAGATCCTGGCCGACTGCAGCATGAACGACTTCATCTCTGAGCATGCGGCTTCGTACGTACGCGTGCGGTCGCCGCACCGTGGACGGCTCGCAGATCTGCTGCGGGCAGAGAACTGCGAGATCTCCGCGGACGGTGATGAGCTGCATGTACAGGGCATCTCGGCACCACAGATCGGTGACCTGGCCGGCGCTGCCGGCGTCCATCTGCACGAGCTGACCCTGGTGCGGTCCTCCCTCGAGGACGCCTTCATGACCTTGACCGCAGACAGCGTCGAGTACCACGCGAGCGTAGGAGCACCATCATGA
- a CDS encoding M15 family metallopeptidase has product MIGCRTVVIASVTACAVTTLGGAGVEAAPSRPAASASHAGSERIEPVQLPKKAPRPRIRLPQQPRPTAHGMHPRVMRIPGKVWRSMTGRSWHRGCPVGRKQLRLVRMNYWGYDGYRHRGELVVHRSIARNTVRAFRAIYRGKFPIRHMFRVDRFGWSRKLHGANDFKSMRAGNTSAFNCRGIVGRPNDLSPHSLGRSIDINTWENPYRSARGFKPNRWWNFRSRPHRITYRSAKQGVVRAMRGAGFGWLGSADWQHFQIDPSGRAHRHDGGIFGD; this is encoded by the coding sequence ATGATCGGGTGTAGGACTGTCGTCATTGCGAGCGTCACCGCCTGTGCGGTCACGACCCTCGGGGGTGCCGGCGTCGAGGCCGCGCCGAGCCGGCCGGCCGCTTCGGCTTCGCATGCGGGGTCCGAACGCATCGAACCCGTCCAGCTTCCGAAGAAGGCGCCTCGGCCACGGATACGCCTTCCACAGCAACCGAGACCCACCGCGCACGGTATGCACCCGCGGGTCATGCGGATCCCCGGCAAGGTGTGGCGGTCGATGACCGGCCGCAGCTGGCACCGTGGCTGCCCGGTGGGGCGCAAGCAGTTGCGGCTCGTCCGGATGAACTACTGGGGGTACGACGGCTACCGCCACCGCGGCGAGCTCGTCGTGCATCGCTCCATCGCGCGTAACACCGTGCGCGCCTTCCGGGCCATCTACCGTGGCAAGTTTCCGATCCGGCACATGTTCCGCGTCGACCGGTTCGGGTGGAGCCGCAAGCTGCACGGAGCAAACGACTTCAAGTCGATGCGGGCGGGCAACACCTCCGCGTTCAATTGCCGCGGCATCGTCGGACGTCCGAACGACCTGAGCCCACACAGTCTCGGGCGTTCGATCGACATCAACACCTGGGAGAACCCTTACCGATCCGCACGCGGATTCAAACCCAACCGGTGGTGGAACTTCCGCTCCCGTCCGCACCGCATCACGTACCGGTCCGCGAAGCAGGGCGTCGTACGGGCCATGCGCGGGGCCGGTTTCGGCTGGCTCGGCAGTGCCGACTGGCAGCACTTCCAGATCGACCCGTCGGGTCGCGCACACCGTCACGACGGCGGCATCTTCGGCGACTGA